CTTTTTTCATTATTTCTATTCCTTTTATATTTGAAGGGTTATGTAAAGGCGCTAAATTACTATTTTTCTTAATTTTTTCAAGAATATTAGGAGTTATTACAACTGATTTTGAGAAATCGCCTCCATGAACTACTCTATGGCCAATTGCGTTTATTTCATCTAATGATTTGATTTTTCCTTTTTTTAATAGATTATTTAAAATATTTTTCAAATATGTTTCAAAACTTAATTGGTTTTTAATATTTTCAATATAATCATGTGCAATCACATTAGGTTCTGCGCCTTTTTTCTCTGAGAAATTAAACAATTTGTATTTAATTGATGTACTTCCGCAGTTTAAAACTAATATTTTCATAGATATCAATACATTAATTCATTAAACAAGATTTTTATTCTTAACTATAAAAAGGATATGTATGAAGAAAAAAATAATAGATATTGTAAAAGAAGAACACACAAAAGAAGATTTTAATTATCACATTTTACTTGTTGTTAAAAATGCCCTGTTTCTTGGAAAAAAATTAAATGCAGATTTAGAGGTACTTGAGATTGCTGCTTATCTTCATGATATTGGAAGAGCCGAGTATTGGAAAGGTTTTGATTTTGTAAAAGAACATAATATTGTAGGTTATGAAAAAAGTAGAAAAATATTAAAGCAATTTGATTATTCTGAAGAGTTTATAGAAAAAGTATCTAATTGTATTTTATCTCATACAAGATCTAAAGGATATGAACCAAAAACATTAGAAGAAGAGATTATTGTTTGTGCTGATGCTATGGCACATTTTGATAGTTTTTTGAATTTATTTAATATATTTCTAAAAGAAACAGACTCTTTTGAAGAGGCGATTAAAATATTAGATAAAAAAATAGATAGAGATTGGAATATTAAAATAACTTTTAAAGAAGCTAAAGAGGCATCAAGGAAAAATTATGAAGCAGTTAGCCTACTTATTAAGAATGCTAAAGATCAAATTAAATAAGACTTTTTCATTTAATATTTTTTTATTTTCCTAAGTTTCAATATCTTTAAAAACATGTCTATATATTAATTATTTGGTGATAAAATGACTAATGAAAATTCTGTTTGGGGTGTTCCAACTCAAATTCCAACA
Above is a genomic segment from Candidatus Micrarchaeia archaeon containing:
- a CDS encoding HD domain-containing protein, with product MKKKIIDIVKEEHTKEDFNYHILLVVKNALFLGKKLNADLEVLEIAAYLHDIGRAEYWKGFDFVKEHNIVGYEKSRKILKQFDYSEEFIEKVSNCILSHTRSKGYEPKTLEEEIIVCADAMAHFDSFLNLFNIFLKETDSFEEAIKILDKKIDRDWNIKITFKEAKEASRKNYEAVSLLIKNAKDQIK